One Atribacteraceae bacterium DNA segment encodes these proteins:
- the larC gene encoding nickel pincer cofactor biosynthesis protein LarC, with translation MILYLDCFSGISGDMFLGALFDLGLQKEPFCERMAELGIPFDISVKKVKKGFIQSTLVEVSERDAHSVPSQPSHYPPHRRAVDLIDIVNKSAIPLPIRNQAVNALWAIARAEGKIHGINPTEVHLHELSGLDTLIDLCGGFLGLAMLGVTEVFASPIPTGRGWIETAHGLLPVPAPATLELLKGIPVYPGAVEGELTTPTGAALLTTIPCRFDFLPPLRIEQIGYGAGQKNFPQPNVLRAVLGHYYQAIDTCENIMIETNLDDMNPQIIDYLSELLFEAGALDVFLTSVSMKKFRTGFRLSVLATPICADALQALIFRETSTLGLRSYRVQKISLPRRVSTVETPWGPVRVKVSEREGRRHVTPEYDDCKSIARESGIPILEIMHQVEGITEKTLTGEGNPPP, from the coding sequence ATGATCCTATATCTCGACTGCTTTTCCGGAATCAGCGGGGATATGTTCCTGGGAGCCCTGTTCGATCTGGGTCTTCAAAAAGAGCCGTTCTGTGAACGCATGGCCGAACTGGGTATTCCCTTCGATATTTCGGTGAAAAAAGTCAAAAAAGGTTTTATTCAGTCCACGCTGGTCGAGGTTTCTGAACGGGACGCCCATAGCGTTCCTTCCCAACCTAGCCACTATCCGCCCCACCGTCGGGCAGTGGACTTGATCGATATCGTCAATAAAAGCGCCATACCCCTGCCTATTCGGAATCAAGCTGTGAACGCTTTGTGGGCGATCGCCCGAGCGGAAGGAAAAATACACGGGATTAACCCGACAGAGGTCCACCTCCATGAGTTAAGCGGCTTAGATACCCTGATCGATCTGTGCGGTGGATTCCTGGGGCTAGCTATGCTTGGTGTGACCGAAGTCTTCGCGTCACCCATCCCTACCGGCCGGGGATGGATCGAGACGGCGCATGGGCTGCTCCCGGTTCCCGCTCCGGCGACTCTTGAATTACTAAAAGGAATACCCGTATATCCCGGTGCAGTGGAAGGCGAGCTCACCACCCCAACCGGGGCCGCCCTTCTGACCACCATACCTTGTCGCTTCGATTTTTTACCTCCTCTGCGTATCGAACAGATCGGATACGGAGCCGGACAGAAAAATTTTCCCCAGCCCAATGTTCTGCGTGCTGTCCTCGGTCATTATTACCAGGCAATCGATACTTGTGAGAATATCATGATTGAGACCAACCTCGACGACATGAACCCTCAGATTATCGATTATCTCAGCGAATTGCTTTTCGAGGCGGGCGCCCTCGATGTATTTTTGACCTCAGTTTCCATGAAGAAATTCCGGACCGGATTTCGGCTTTCGGTTCTGGCAACCCCGATATGCGCTGATGCCCTGCAAGCCCTCATTTTCCGGGAAACAAGCACTCTTGGATTACGGTCTTACCGCGTTCAAAAAATCTCTCTACCCCGCCGGGTATCTACGGTGGAAACACCCTGGGGGCCGGTCCGGGTCAAAGTATCAGAACGTGAGGGAAGAAGACACGTGACCCCCGAGTATGATGACTGCAAAAGCATCGCCCGGGAATCTGGAATACCGATTCTGGAGATCATGCACCAGGTGGAGGGGATAACAGAAAAAACCCTTACGGGGGAGGGAAATCCTCCCCCGTAA